One Pseudomonas brassicacearum genomic region harbors:
- the mraY gene encoding phospho-N-acetylmuramoyl-pentapeptide-transferase, producing the protein MLLLLAEYLQQFHKGFAVFQYLTLRGILGVLTALSLSLFLGPWMIRTLQNLQIGQSVRNDGPQSHLSKSGTPTMGGALILSSIGISTLLWADLANRYVWVVLLVTLLFGAIGWVDDYRKVIEKNSRGLPSRWKYFWQSVFGLGAAIFLYMTAASPVETTLILPMLKDYSIPLGAGFIVLTYLVIVGSSNAVNLTDGLDGLAIMPTVMVGGALGIFCYLSGNVKFAEYLLIPYVPGAGELIVFCGALIGAGLGFLWFNTYPAQVFMGDVGALALGAALGTIAVIVRQEIVLFIMGGVFVMETLSVVIQVASFKLTGRRVFRMAPIHHHFELKGWPEPRVIVRFWIITVILVLVGLATLKLR; encoded by the coding sequence ATGCTGCTGCTGCTAGCGGAGTACCTGCAACAGTTCCACAAAGGCTTCGCGGTCTTCCAGTACCTGACCCTGCGCGGGATCCTGGGTGTGCTGACCGCGCTGTCGTTGTCGCTGTTCCTGGGCCCGTGGATGATCCGCACGTTGCAGAACCTGCAAATCGGCCAGTCGGTGCGTAACGACGGCCCGCAGTCGCACCTGTCCAAGTCCGGCACCCCGACCATGGGCGGTGCGCTGATCCTGTCGTCCATTGGTATCAGCACCTTGCTCTGGGCCGACCTGGCGAACCGTTACGTCTGGGTCGTGCTGTTGGTGACTTTGCTCTTCGGTGCCATCGGCTGGGTCGACGACTACCGCAAGGTGATCGAGAAGAATTCCCGTGGGCTGCCGAGCCGCTGGAAATATTTCTGGCAGTCGGTGTTCGGCCTCGGTGCGGCGATCTTCCTTTATATGACCGCCGCCTCGCCGGTGGAAACCACCCTGATCCTGCCGATGCTCAAGGATTACAGCATTCCTCTGGGCGCAGGTTTCATCGTGCTGACCTACCTGGTCATCGTCGGTTCGAGCAACGCCGTCAACCTCACCGACGGCCTCGACGGCCTGGCGATCATGCCGACGGTCATGGTGGGCGGCGCGCTGGGGATCTTCTGCTACCTGTCGGGTAACGTGAAATTCGCTGAATACCTGCTGATCCCCTATGTGCCGGGCGCGGGCGAGCTGATCGTGTTCTGCGGTGCGCTGATCGGTGCCGGCCTGGGCTTCCTGTGGTTCAACACCTACCCGGCGCAAGTCTTCATGGGCGACGTCGGCGCGTTGGCGCTGGGCGCGGCCCTGGGCACCATCGCCGTCATCGTTCGCCAGGAAATCGTCCTGTTCATCATGGGCGGCGTGTTCGTGATGGAGACCCTGTCAGTCGTCATTCAGGTTGCTTCCTTTAAATTGACCGGCCGCCGCGTTTTCCGCATGGCGCCGATTCACCACCACTTTGAACTCAAGGGCTGGCCCGAGCCGCGAGTGATTGTCCGTTTCTGGATCATCACCGTGATTCTGGTACTGGTCGGCCTTGCCACCCTGAAGCTGAGGTAG
- a CDS encoding UDP-N-acetylmuramoyl-tripeptide--D-alanyl-D-alanine ligase translates to MLKALKLSELTNALNARLIAADASFDGVSIDSRAIAPGQLFVALAGPRFDGHDYLNEVAAKGAVAALVEREVTNSTLPQLLVADTRQALGQLGALNRTAFGGPVAAITGSSGKTTVKEMLASILRTRGPVLATRGNLNNDLGVPLTLLELAPEHSAAVIELGASRLGEIAYTVAMTKPHVAVLNNAGTAHVGEFGGPEKIVEAKGEIIEGLDADGIAVLNLDDKAFEIWKARAGERKVLTFALSNLAANFYASDLDRDARGCPAFNLHSPDGAERIQLNLLGTHNVANALAAAAAAHALGVSLPGIVAGLNAVQPVKGRSVAQLASNGMRVIDDTYNANPTSMCAAVDILAGFSGRTVLVLGDIGELGEWAQQGHHDVGAYARGKVDALYAVGPMMAHAVAAFGEHAQHFTTQAELIQALGAEQDPNTTLLIKGSRSAAMENIVAALCGTRMEKH, encoded by the coding sequence ATGCTTAAGGCCCTGAAACTCAGCGAACTGACCAACGCCCTGAATGCGCGCCTCATCGCCGCGGATGCCAGCTTCGACGGTGTCAGCATCGACAGCCGGGCCATTGCTCCGGGGCAGCTGTTCGTCGCCCTGGCCGGACCGCGTTTCGACGGCCACGATTACTTGAACGAAGTCGCCGCCAAAGGGGCGGTCGCGGCGCTGGTCGAGCGAGAAGTGACCAACAGTACGCTGCCGCAGTTGCTGGTCGCTGACACCCGCCAGGCCCTTGGCCAATTGGGCGCGCTGAACCGCACTGCGTTTGGCGGTCCGGTCGCGGCCATCACCGGTTCCAGCGGCAAGACCACCGTCAAGGAAATGCTTGCAAGCATCCTGCGCACACGCGGCCCGGTGCTGGCGACCCGTGGCAACCTGAACAATGACCTCGGCGTCCCGCTGACCTTGTTGGAACTGGCGCCGGAACACAGCGCTGCGGTCATCGAACTGGGCGCTTCGCGACTTGGCGAAATTGCCTACACCGTGGCCATGACCAAGCCCCACGTGGCGGTGCTCAACAACGCCGGGACCGCGCACGTCGGCGAGTTCGGCGGCCCGGAAAAAATCGTCGAGGCCAAGGGCGAGATCATCGAAGGGCTGGATGCCGATGGCATCGCCGTGCTGAATCTCGACGACAAGGCGTTCGAAATCTGGAAAGCCCGGGCGGGCGAGCGCAAGGTGCTGACCTTTGCCCTGAGTAATCTCGCCGCGAACTTCTACGCCAGCGACCTGGACCGCGATGCCCGTGGTTGCCCGGCTTTCAACCTGCACAGCCCCGACGGCGCCGAGCGGATCCAGTTGAACCTGCTCGGCACCCATAACGTCGCCAATGCCCTGGCCGCGGCGGCTGCCGCCCATGCGTTGGGCGTGTCGCTGCCGGGCATCGTTGCCGGGCTGAACGCGGTGCAGCCGGTCAAGGGGCGCTCCGTCGCGCAACTGGCCAGCAACGGCATGCGCGTGATCGACGACACCTACAACGCCAACCCGACGTCCATGTGCGCGGCGGTGGATATCCTTGCCGGTTTCTCCGGCCGTACCGTGCTGGTGCTGGGGGATATCGGCGAGCTGGGCGAGTGGGCGCAGCAGGGCCATCACGATGTCGGGGCCTATGCCCGCGGCAAAGTCGATGCGCTGTATGCCGTCGGCCCAATGATGGCCCATGCGGTCGCCGCGTTTGGCGAACACGCACAGCATTTCACCACCCAGGCCGAGCTGATCCAGGCCTTGGGCGCCGAGCAAGATCCGAACACCACCTTATTGATCAAGGGCTCACGCAGCGCAGCGATGGAAAACATCGTCGCGGCGCTGTGCGGCACCCGTATGGAGAAACATTAA
- a CDS encoding UDP-N-acetylmuramoyl-L-alanyl-D-glutamate--2,6-diaminopimelate ligase, whose translation MSLSLNKIFAHAGHDLLIRELALDSRNVRAGDLFLAVPGARFDGRAHIADALKRGAAAVAYEVAGATVLPITDVPLIPVKGLAAQLSDIAGRFYGDPSRHLNLVGVTGTNGKTSVTQLVAQALDLLGQHCGIVGTLGNGFHGALESGLHTTPNPIAVQATLADLKKAGAKAVAMEVSSHGLDQGRVTALAFDVAVLTNLSRDHLDYHGTMQAYGEAKAKLFAWNDLKCRVINIDDAFGRQLAAEKGESRLITYSLEDASAYLYIRQAQFTDEGVRATLVTPQGEHHLRSTLLGRFNLSNVLAAIGALLGLDYALDEILKVLPKLEGPAGRMQRLGGGTQPLVVVDYAHTPDALEKVLMALRPHAKGKLLCLFGCGGDRDRGKRPLMAEVVERLADAVLVTDDNPRTEDPLQIFDDIRAGFSVADNVTFVAGRGQAIAQLIAGASADDVIVLAGKGHEDYQEINGERHAFSDLVEADHALTAWEVAHA comes from the coding sequence ATGTCCCTGAGCCTGAACAAGATTTTTGCCCACGCCGGTCACGACCTGTTGATTCGCGAGCTGGCCCTGGATAGCCGCAATGTCCGCGCCGGAGACCTGTTCCTGGCCGTGCCAGGCGCCCGGTTCGATGGCCGTGCCCACATCGCCGATGCCTTGAAGCGCGGCGCGGCGGCCGTGGCGTATGAAGTGGCGGGCGCGACCGTGTTGCCGATCACCGACGTTCCCCTGATCCCGGTCAAGGGGCTGGCGGCGCAGTTGTCGGATATCGCCGGGCGTTTCTATGGCGACCCAAGCCGTCACTTGAACCTGGTCGGCGTGACCGGCACCAACGGCAAGACCAGCGTGACCCAACTGGTGGCCCAGGCTCTGGACCTGCTCGGCCAGCATTGCGGCATCGTCGGGACCCTGGGCAACGGCTTTCACGGCGCGCTGGAAAGTGGCCTGCACACCACGCCGAACCCGATCGCCGTGCAAGCGACCCTGGCGGACCTGAAAAAGGCCGGGGCCAAGGCCGTTGCCATGGAAGTGTCTTCCCACGGCCTGGACCAGGGACGCGTGACCGCGCTGGCCTTTGACGTCGCGGTGCTGACCAACCTGTCCCGGGATCACCTGGATTACCACGGCACCATGCAGGCCTATGGCGAAGCCAAGGCCAAGCTGTTTGCCTGGAACGACTTGAAATGCCGGGTCATCAACATCGATGACGCGTTCGGCCGGCAATTGGCCGCCGAAAAAGGCGAGTCCCGGTTGATCACCTATAGCCTGGAAGATGCCAGCGCTTACCTTTATATACGCCAGGCGCAGTTCACCGACGAAGGCGTGCGCGCCACGTTGGTCACGCCCCAGGGCGAGCACCACCTGCGCAGCACCTTGCTGGGTCGTTTCAACCTGAGCAACGTATTGGCCGCCATCGGCGCCTTGCTCGGCCTGGACTACGCGCTGGACGAAATCCTCAAGGTCCTGCCGAAGCTCGAAGGTCCCGCCGGTCGCATGCAGCGCTTGGGTGGCGGTACGCAGCCGCTGGTGGTGGTCGATTACGCCCATACCCCCGATGCCCTGGAAAAAGTCCTGATGGCCCTGCGGCCTCACGCCAAAGGCAAGTTGCTGTGCCTGTTCGGCTGCGGTGGCGATCGTGATCGTGGCAAGCGTCCGCTGATGGCCGAAGTGGTCGAGCGCCTGGCAGACGCTGTGCTGGTCACCGACGACAACCCGCGTACCGAAGACCCGTTGCAGATTTTCGACGACATCCGCGCTGGCTTCTCGGTGGCGGACAACGTCACGTTCGTGGCCGGTCGCGGCCAGGCGATTGCCCAGTTGATCGCCGGCGCTTCGGCGGACGATGTGATAGTCCTGGCCGGCAAAGGGCACGAGGACTATCAGGAAATCAATGGCGAACGCCATGCTTTCTCCGACCTGGTGGAAGCCGATCACGCCCTGACTGCGTGGGAGGTGGCCCATGCTTAA
- a CDS encoding peptidoglycan D,D-transpeptidase FtsI family protein, translated as MKLEGALFPWRFRLVMGLLGIMVAAISWRIIDLQVVDRDFLKGQGDARSVRHIPIPAHRGLITDRNGEPLAVSTPVTTLWANAKEMQQAKEKWPALAAALGQDPKALAERLEAQANKEFIYLVRGLTPEQGQSVLDLKVPGVYGIEEFRRFYPAGEVTAHMVGFTDIDDRGREGVELAYDEWLAGVAGKRQVIKDRRGRLIKDVQVTKNAKAGKPLALSIDLRLQYLANRELRNAIVENGAKAGSLVIMDVKTGEILAMVNQPTYNPNNRRNLQPAMMRNRAMIDVFEPGSTMKAVSMAAALETGRWKPSDTVEVYPGTLQIGKYTIRDVSKTEGPVLDLTGILINSSNVGMSKIAFDIGGETIYRLAQKIGLGQDTGLGFPGERVGNLPNYRDWRKAETATLSYGYGVSVTAIQLVHAFSALANNGRIAPLTLIKTDKAPQTTQVIPENVAKTMQGMLQQVIEAPRGVYRAQVPAYHVAGKSGTARKTSVGTKGYAENSYRSLFAGFGPMSDPRYAIVVVIDEPSKAGYFGGLVSAPVFSKVMSGTLRLMNITPDNLPPTQQANTAPVVPLKAEGGRG; from the coding sequence ATGAAACTCGAGGGGGCGCTGTTCCCGTGGCGGTTCCGCCTGGTCATGGGTTTGCTCGGGATCATGGTAGCGGCGATTTCGTGGCGCATCATCGACCTGCAGGTCGTCGACCGTGACTTCCTCAAGGGGCAGGGCGACGCCCGTAGCGTGCGTCATATTCCAATTCCGGCCCACCGTGGCCTGATCACTGACCGCAATGGCGAGCCATTGGCCGTGAGTACCCCGGTCACCACCTTGTGGGCGAACGCCAAGGAAATGCAGCAGGCCAAGGAAAAGTGGCCCGCACTGGCTGCCGCCCTCGGCCAGGATCCCAAGGCCCTGGCCGAGCGTCTCGAAGCCCAGGCCAATAAGGAATTCATCTATCTGGTGCGCGGGTTGACGCCCGAGCAAGGCCAGAGCGTGCTCGACCTCAAGGTCCCGGGCGTCTATGGCATCGAAGAGTTCCGGCGTTTCTACCCGGCCGGTGAAGTCACGGCCCACATGGTCGGGTTCACCGACATTGATGACCGGGGTCGAGAGGGTGTCGAGCTGGCCTATGACGAATGGCTCGCCGGGGTTGCCGGCAAGCGACAAGTCATCAAGGATCGGCGCGGCAGGCTGATCAAGGATGTCCAAGTCACCAAAAACGCCAAGGCCGGCAAGCCCTTGGCGTTGTCCATTGATCTGCGCCTGCAATACCTGGCCAACCGTGAGCTGCGCAATGCCATCGTCGAGAACGGTGCCAAGGCTGGCAGCCTGGTGATCATGGACGTGAAGACCGGCGAGATCCTGGCCATGGTCAACCAGCCGACCTACAACCCGAACAACCGTCGCAACCTGCAACCGGCGATGATGCGCAACCGCGCGATGATCGACGTGTTCGAGCCGGGTTCGACCATGAAAGCCGTGTCCATGGCCGCCGCCCTCGAAACCGGACGCTGGAAGCCGAGCGACACCGTCGAGGTGTATCCGGGTACCTTGCAGATCGGCAAGTACACCATTCGCGACGTGTCCAAGACCGAAGGCCCGGTGCTGGACCTGACCGGTATCCTGATCAATTCCAGTAACGTGGGCATGAGCAAGATTGCCTTCGATATCGGCGGCGAGACGATTTATCGCCTGGCCCAGAAAATCGGTCTCGGCCAGGACACTGGCCTGGGCTTCCCGGGCGAACGTGTCGGCAACCTGCCGAACTACCGCGACTGGCGCAAGGCTGAAACGGCCACCTTGTCCTACGGCTACGGGGTTTCGGTGACGGCGATCCAATTGGTCCATGCGTTTTCCGCGTTGGCGAACAACGGGCGCATCGCCCCGCTGACCCTGATCAAAACCGACAAGGCACCGCAGACCACCCAAGTGATCCCGGAAAACGTCGCCAAGACCATGCAGGGTATGTTGCAACAGGTGATCGAGGCGCCCCGTGGTGTCTATCGCGCCCAAGTACCGGCCTATCACGTTGCAGGCAAATCGGGTACGGCCCGTAAAACCTCCGTGGGCACCAAAGGCTATGCCGAGAATTCCTACCGTTCGCTGTTCGCCGGCTTCGGCCCGATGAGTGACCCGCGCTACGCCATCGTCGTGGTCATCGACGAACCGAGCAAGGCCGGCTACTTCGGTGGCCTGGTCTCGGCGCCCGTGTTCAGCAAAGTGATGTCCGGCACCCTGCGCCTGATGAACATTACCCCGGACAACCTGCCGCCGACCCAGCAAGCGAACACCGCACCGGTCGTGCCCTTGAAAGCCGAAGGAGGGCGTGGCTGA
- the ftsL gene encoding cell division protein FtsL, producing the protein MSKLFAKPLPGGSFFMLLLFIGVLVSAIAVSYSAHWNRQLLNSLYNELSVRDKAQAEWGRLILEQSTWTAHSRIEVLATEQLKMRIPGAAEVQMVTP; encoded by the coding sequence GTGAGCAAGCTCTTCGCCAAGCCACTGCCTGGCGGCAGCTTTTTCATGCTGCTGCTGTTTATCGGCGTGCTCGTGTCGGCGATTGCCGTGTCCTATAGCGCGCACTGGAACCGGCAGTTGCTCAATTCCCTCTACAACGAGCTGAGCGTGCGCGACAAGGCGCAGGCCGAGTGGGGCCGGTTGATCCTGGAGCAGAGCACCTGGACCGCCCATAGCCGCATCGAAGTATTGGCCACCGAGCAACTAAAAATGCGCATCCCCGGCGCTGCCGAAGTGCAGATGGTGACGCCATGA